A genome region from Longimicrobium sp. includes the following:
- a CDS encoding M20/M25/M40 family metallo-hydrolase yields MPEPLRSAPGADALPVPPGGGGAGRDLTFERAIEFAAELIRIPSLPGDEEAVARRIVRELRTLGFDEARTDRAGNVIGRIAGTGGAPAVMLSSHMDVVDVGDPADWEHPPYGGAVTDGCLHGRGAMDLKGPLALQLYAAARFVDERPAGDIVAVCSVHEEKGGWGMMRLMKDAGVRPGAVILAESTDGDLCTGHRGHAELAVEIHGRAAHASAPEYGRNPHCLLPQVLLALDDLSGAQPEDPVLGRATLTPTVVECWPRGGNVIPDRIRVTLDLRVLPGWDEGAALEEIRAAIAARTPAVEGVRVEVLPGRAIFRAWTGWESDDSNFTPGFLMPDDHPVVRAAARALHRATGAAPRIRPWKFGTDGGHTCGTHGIPTIGFAPGREALAHTSRERLALDEARAAFDAYPALIRAVQAALEAARGIPLPEGVPGSLAPARGVAP; encoded by the coding sequence ATGCCTGAGCCGCTCCGCTCCGCCCCCGGCGCGGACGCCCTCCCCGTCCCTCCCGGCGGCGGCGGCGCGGGACGCGACCTCACCTTCGAGCGCGCCATCGAGTTCGCGGCGGAGCTCATCCGCATCCCCAGCCTTCCCGGCGACGAGGAGGCGGTGGCGCGAAGGATCGTGCGCGAGCTGCGGACGCTGGGGTTCGACGAGGCGCGCACCGACCGCGCGGGAAACGTGATCGGCCGCATCGCCGGGACCGGCGGCGCCCCGGCGGTGATGCTCTCCTCGCACATGGACGTGGTCGACGTGGGCGATCCCGCCGACTGGGAGCACCCCCCGTACGGCGGCGCCGTGACCGACGGGTGCCTGCACGGGCGCGGCGCCATGGACCTGAAGGGCCCGCTGGCGCTCCAGCTCTACGCCGCCGCACGCTTCGTGGACGAGCGCCCCGCCGGGGACATCGTGGCCGTCTGCTCGGTCCACGAGGAGAAGGGGGGGTGGGGGATGATGCGGCTGATGAAGGACGCCGGGGTGCGCCCCGGCGCCGTGATCCTGGCCGAGTCCACCGACGGCGACCTGTGCACCGGCCACCGGGGGCACGCCGAGCTGGCGGTGGAGATCCACGGCCGGGCCGCGCACGCCAGCGCGCCGGAGTACGGCCGCAACCCCCATTGCCTCCTCCCGCAAGTCCTCCTGGCGCTGGACGACCTCTCCGGGGCCCAGCCGGAGGACCCGGTGCTGGGGCGCGCCACGCTCACCCCCACGGTGGTGGAGTGCTGGCCCCGGGGGGGGAACGTGATCCCCGACCGGATCCGGGTCACGCTGGACCTGCGCGTCCTCCCGGGGTGGGACGAGGGCGCCGCGCTGGAGGAGATCCGCGCGGCGATCGCGGCGCGGACGCCGGCGGTGGAGGGGGTGCGGGTGGAGGTGCTCCCCGGCCGCGCCATCTTCCGCGCCTGGACGGGGTGGGAGAGCGACGACAGCAACTTCACCCCCGGCTTCCTGATGCCCGACGACCACCCGGTGGTCCGGGCCGCAGCAAGGGCCCTCCACCGCGCCACGGGGGCCGCCCCGCGGATCCGGCCGTGGAAGTTCGGGACCGACGGGGGGCACACCTGCGGGACGCACGGCATCCCCACCATCGGCTTCGCGCCGGGGCGTGAGGCGCTGGCGCACACCAGCCGCGAGCGGCTGGCGCTGGACGAGGCGCGCGCCGCCTTCGACGCCTATCCCGCGCTGATCCGCGCCGTGCAGGCGGCGCTCGAGGCGGCCCGGGGGATCCCGCTCCCCGAGGGGGTGCCCGGCTCCCTCGCCCCGGCGCGGGGGGTGGCCCCGTGA